A stretch of the Glycine soja cultivar W05 chromosome 13, ASM419377v2, whole genome shotgun sequence genome encodes the following:
- the LOC114381900 gene encoding NAC domain-containing protein 100-like, producing MQAMENIHQREILEEQRFELPPGFRFHPTDEELITHYLSQKVLDSCFCARAIGEADLNKCEPWDLPWMAKMGEKEWYFFCVRDRKYPTGQRTNRATGVGYWKATGKDREIYKAKALIGMKKTLVFYKGRAPSGEKTSWVMHEYRLEDEHSVHNPPKKAMNDWAICRIFQKSNGGKKMPISGLVRFSNFAKDMPSLMDSSPYNDSESKPVLGESSQPTCFSDPNQSEDQRTQDENIADSYETLMLASSYSSNPSDISPASWTFSKSAPTVSHQSLQVGNSHSSDYFMLHQEQSMLGMLIENHGASAGQRTQKAQDNKGSDADMSSVMYNNYEMFQRSFGNQEYSSPSVGHVYSSGLWGF from the exons ATGCAAGCAATGGAGAACATTCATCAGAGGGAAATATTGGAAGAGCAAAGGTTTGAATTGCCACCAGGATTCAGGTTTCATCCAACAGATGAAGAACTCATCACTCACTACCTCTCACAGAAGGTTCTTGATAGCTGCTTCTGTGCCAGAGCCATTGGAGAGGCTGATTTGAACAAGTGTGAACCATGGGATTTGCCTT GGATGGCCAAAATGGGTGAAAAGGAGTGGTATTTTTTCTGTGTGAGGGACAGAAAATACCCAACTGGTCAAAGGACTAATAGGGCCACTGGTGTTGGCTACTGGAAGGCAACAGGCAAGGACAGAGAGATATATAAGGCAAAGGCACTGATTGGAATGAAGAAAACTCTTGTTTTCTACAAAGGAAGAGCTCCAAGTGGTGAAAAAACTAGCTGGGTCATGCATGAATACAGATTAGAAGATGAACATTCTGTGCACAATCCACCCAAAAAGGCCATG AATGATTGGGCCATCTGCAGGATTTTTCAGAAGAGTAATGGTGGGAAGAAAATGCCAATTTCTGGGTTGGTGAGATTCAGCAATTTTGCAAAGGACATGCCTTCATTGATGGATTCTTCTCCATACAACGACAGTGAATCAAAACCTGTTTTGGGGGAGTCATCACAGCCAACATGCTTCTCTGATCCAAACCAAAGTGAGGACCAAAGGACACAAGATGAAAACATAGCGGATAGCTATGAAACTCTCATGTTGGCATCTTCATATTCTTCAAACCCCTCTGATATTTCCCCTGCCTCATGGACTTTTTCTAAATCTGCCCCTACCGTGTCCCACCAATCACTCCAAGTTGGGAATTCACACAGCTCAGATTACTTCATGCTTCATCAGGAACAGTCCATGTTGGGGATGTTGATTGAAAACCATGGAGCAAGTGCTGGCCAAAGAACTCAGAAAGCTCAGGATAATAAAGGCTCTGATGCTGACATGTCCTCTGTGATGTACAACAACTATGAAATGTTCCAAAGATCATTTGGGAACCAGGAATATTCATCACCTTCCGTAGGACATGTGTATTCTAGTGGCCTATGGGGATTTTAA